The following are encoded together in the Edaphobacter lichenicola genome:
- a CDS encoding lysophospholipid acyltransferase family protein: MFATLKLVFVYLALGPITGIIGIPYTLLVGDVSRLYRVAMWITNAGVRAAGIKIDISGVENIPAGRSCIFMSNHVSNLDPPVTIPLLPGRSSVLLKQELMNIPILGKAMRLAKFVPVERGSRRDAAQASVAAAGDALRSGLHILVYPEGTRSPDGRLSTFKKGPFFLAQETKALIVPIAISGTQTMMRKGSNAITPGLARVQLLPAIEPSDYETREELMRAVRNAIAAALPPEMQPADYLTMAL; encoded by the coding sequence ATGTTCGCAACCCTGAAGCTCGTCTTTGTTTATCTCGCCCTCGGTCCAATCACCGGGATCATTGGCATCCCTTACACGCTGCTGGTTGGAGACGTTAGCAGGCTCTATCGCGTTGCGATGTGGATCACGAACGCGGGGGTACGCGCTGCGGGAATTAAGATCGACATCAGCGGGGTTGAAAATATTCCAGCAGGACGCAGCTGCATCTTTATGAGCAATCATGTCTCGAATCTTGATCCTCCGGTCACGATTCCGCTTCTGCCGGGGCGCAGCTCGGTGCTGCTGAAGCAGGAGCTGATGAATATCCCCATCCTGGGAAAGGCGATGCGGCTGGCGAAGTTTGTGCCGGTGGAGCGGGGGAGCCGCCGCGATGCTGCTCAGGCCAGTGTAGCGGCTGCAGGGGATGCGCTTCGCTCCGGGCTGCACATCCTGGTCTATCCGGAGGGAACGCGCTCGCCGGATGGGCGACTCTCAACCTTCAAGAAGGGGCCATTTTTTCTGGCGCAGGAGACGAAGGCTCTCATTGTTCCGATTGCTATTTCGGGAACGCAGACGATGATGCGAAAGGGCAGCAACGCGATTACGCCTGGGTTGGCGCGGGTTCAACTGCTTCCGGCTATCGAGCCTTCGGACTATGAGACGCGAGAGGAGCTGATGCGGGCAGTCAGGAATGCGATTGCAGCGGCGCTGCCGCCGGAGATGCAGCCGGCGGACTACTTGACGATGGCGTTGTAA
- a CDS encoding SPOR domain-containing protein, whose product MNSRYQTDDDLQDLHDSREQDREISLGTTTILGIFFVLGLLCAVFFGFGYSLGRRSAPPVATTAENTSSNPESTASKPSPGSLAAHAASPLPVIVAEDASQRSSLPDASATQPTEATQPAPTPARAKAVAADFRPEPAIKPTGRPAAVAPIPSAAQGGAIVQVAAVSHQEDADVLVNALKQRGYSVTIHKEPQDKLLHVQIGPFFVKKDADAMRQRLQTDGYNAIVK is encoded by the coding sequence GTGAACAGCCGCTACCAAACCGACGACGACTTGCAGGATCTTCACGACTCTCGCGAACAGGATCGCGAGATCTCGCTTGGCACCACCACCATCCTTGGCATCTTCTTCGTACTCGGTCTACTCTGCGCGGTCTTCTTCGGCTTCGGCTACTCGCTGGGCAGACGTTCGGCCCCGCCTGTAGCCACCACAGCGGAGAACACCAGCTCAAACCCGGAGTCCACCGCCTCCAAACCCTCTCCCGGAAGCCTCGCAGCTCACGCAGCATCCCCCTTGCCAGTGATCGTTGCCGAGGACGCGAGTCAACGCTCCAGCCTTCCAGACGCTTCAGCAACACAACCCACGGAAGCAACCCAGCCCGCTCCCACACCTGCCAGGGCCAAGGCCGTAGCCGCAGACTTTCGCCCCGAACCAGCCATCAAGCCAACCGGCAGGCCCGCAGCGGTGGCTCCCATCCCATCCGCCGCACAAGGTGGAGCGATCGTCCAGGTAGCCGCCGTCTCTCACCAGGAGGACGCCGACGTTCTCGTCAATGCCTTGAAGCAACGCGGCTACAGCGTAACCATCCACAAGGAGCCGCAGGACAAGCTGCTCCACGTGCAGATCGGGCCCTTCTTCGTCAAGAAAGATGCCGACGCCATGCGGCAGCGTCTTCAGACAGACGGTTACAACGCCATCGTCAAGTAG